A single region of the Drosophila miranda strain MSH22 chromosome 2, D.miranda_PacBio2.1, whole genome shotgun sequence genome encodes:
- the LOC108156354 gene encoding O-phosphoseryl-tRNA(Sec) selenium transferase, producing the protein MSFDNINVPQKLVPDNYWQLGLAAQRPKKRGFKELLEKRKLPANGWPDEHIEELVHQIASLDSNNFPHKVGLGEREARITCRLVSRRHYNFGHGIGRSGDLLEAQPKAAGSTLLAHLTNALILDLMQGLGLPSCRGCFLVPMCTGMTITLCLQSLRKQRPHAKYVLWSRIDQKSCFKAITAAGLEPVIVPCLVQHQALSTDINAFQQQIEDLGAETILCLYTTTSCFAPRNSDSIVDIAKLAKRCDLPHLVNNAYGLQISTISRQLERAQRLGRIDYFVQSSDKNFLVPVGGAIVASFNQTLLHLVGSSYAGRASGSQTLDVFMTLLSLGRSGYHSLVQKREDNFNYLKEQLIAFAQSHGEQVIESRDNFISLAITLGTLCAATGQGSSITQLGSMLHMRGVSGVRVVIPGQKKTIDGHAFSDFGSHQTNLEIPYLTVAAALGITQEEIDKFFKIFHKCWTKFSQSLSENKTKQ; encoded by the exons ATGAGTTTTGATAATATTAATGTTCCGCAAAAACTGGTACCTGACAACTACTGGCAGCTGGGACTGGCAGCGCAACGCCCCAAGAAGCGTGGATTTAAAGAGCTCCTTGAAAAG CGAAAATTGCCAGCAAATGGGTGGCCTGATGAGCATATTGAAGAGCTGGTGCACCAAATAGCGTCATTGGACAGCAACAACTTTCCTCACAAAGTGGGATTAGGCGAGCGGGAGGCGCGCATCACTTGCC GACTTGTGTCCCGACGTCACTACAACTTTGGACATGGCATAGGACGCTCTGGCGATCTGCTAGAGGCACAGCCCAAAGCAGCTGGTTCCACTCTGCTCGCACACCTCACAAATGCACTGATCTTGGATCTAATGCAGGGCCTTGGCCTGCCCAGCTGCAGAGGATGTTTTCTGGTGCCGATGTGCACCGGCATGACCATCACACTGTGCCTGCAGAGTCTGCGTAAGCAGCGTCCACACGCCAAATATGTCCTCTGGTCACGCATCGACCAAAAATCgtgctttaaagccattacgGCCGCAGGTCTAGAGCCCGTGATAGTCCCTTGCCTGGTGCAGCATCAAGCTCTAAGCACTGACATAAATGCATTCCAACAACAGATTGAGGATCTAGGTGCCGAAACCATCCTATGTCTTTACACGACCACAAGCTGCTTTGCCCCACGAAACAGCGATAGCATCGTTGACATTGCCAAGCTGGCCAAGCGCTGCGACCTTCCCCATCTCGTGAACAATGCATATGGGCTGCAGATCAGTACCATCTCGCGACAGTTGGAACGGGCCCAGCGATTGGGCCGCATTGACTACTTTGTGCAGAGCAGCGACAAGAATTTCCTGGTACCCGTGGGTGGTGCCATTGTGGCCAGCTTCAACCAGACCCTTCTGCATCTGGTAGGCAGTAGCTATGCAGGTCGAGCGAGTGGCTCTCAAACGCTGGATGTCTTCATGACGCTGCTGTCACTGGGACGGAGCGGCTACCACTCGTTGGTCCAGAAGCGGGAGGATAACTTTAATTATCTCAAGGAACAGCTAATTGCATTCGCACAAAGTCATGGCGAACAGGTTATCGAGAGCAGGGACAACTTCATATCGTTGGCCATTACATTAGGAACTCTCTGTGCCGCCACGGGTCAAGGGTCAAGTATTACACAGCTGGGATCCATGCTGCACATGCGCGGAGTCTCTGGGGTGCGCGTAGTGATCCCCGGTCAGAAGAAAACTATAGATGGACATGCATTCTCAG ATTTCGGTTCCCACCAGACGAACCTGGAAATCCCTTATCTCACCGTGGCGGCTGCCCTGGGCATCACTCAAGAAGAGATTGATAAGTTCTTTAAGATCTTTCACAAATGCTGGACGAAATTCAGCCAGTCGCTCAGCgaaaataaaaccaaacaataa
- the LOC108156352 gene encoding trichohyalin: protein MNMNTPGMSVFQGAEPLNVSSTLERQEEEEALEDQKRRDEELGNLLENAFDDLDDDESTIDSTTNYQSDLLPEQPHQHHPVQGVQPQEDHHRHASEIHKLKMMLESKSHERDHFGQQATDALKKLDEEQKRVRILQAELDRALREKQNTHELLVDTKAKCSNQESSMVKLRDEKKRLEEDNTQLEGELELTRAMVSDLKSKYDMVERDVHKRDDRIADSRIRMLEEHNRAQCELLQEQLSQSTDQLNKKQNELEKMTARYNALQSKLDATLREKAATINELNGALDVAQSRCQQLGSKPNYEQECTRQQQYIRELEAKIAAMEQTIALLNRHLSGTTAELDLMDTLLMQNQTDGSSPRAASTRLVGSTPLNPADRIGHIKQELYRALSNLKNMREEVRKLEKLLEERNQELRLLRGQENQSLVQLATLKEDKMRLESRIKNMQQELEELEHRSKIDSKLQDEVKALMAERDAVNEQRQKIDNQLKKVQMDLERVNQEQDNLKKNYEQLLQDNRQLRSRDTTDNLRLELERHKILLKDAQSEVERLKKLYADIANDKDNLSYELRKLRDLDTVKELQEQRQLLANLQRTVQIAELKSEELASILETEKVSHQRELQTLREKCEQDKCEEVAAVAKESSANCSRCVEKCSEIARAEIQMLKLQNINSRQANDLKQLSEELEQSKAFQIELEDKIKQSVKQESLLNELKKKAKKMEEYIVQQEEANAKGDHQKKTQSSPEEPSIELSQERIKRIEQRVRDEMAKLFAVELKNFTPRLQQMEEKNLALQRKYQLVCGELQQRENEVELLKQTILAEREKIGEVLEAKEEKQKDILQKCRSELQAKNQRIAELIRTLDEQHASIDSERKSMKAVMAQWDAQKQSVEQVEQHWREQLQMLRDTHEEAMRSAHQRYQSAKRTAHNYKLYAEDKEAHMKREYDRIKHEYELSLAKIELQMNQRLERKGRESRRDKENQPSNSNSR, encoded by the exons ATGAACATGAATACGCCGGGCATGAGTGTTTTTCAGGGGGCTGAGCCCTTAAACGTGAGTTCGACACTGGAGCgtcaagaagaagaagaagctcTAGAGGATCAGAAACGGCGCGACGAGGAG CTGGGCAACTTGTTGGAGAATGCCTTCGATGATCTGGATGATGACGAAAGTACAATCGATTCGACTACGAATTACCAGTCAGATTTGCTGCCCGAACAGCCGCATCAACATCACCCCGTTCAAGGTGTACAGCCACAGGAGGATCACCATCGGCATGCCAGCGAAATTCACAAGCTAAAAATGATGCTGGAATCCAAGTCTCACGAGCGCGATCATTTCGGTCAGCAAGCCACAGATGCTCTGAAGAAGCTGGATGAAGAGCAAAAGCGCGTTCGCATCTTGCAGGCGGAGCTGGACCGGGCATTGCGAGAGAAGCAGAATACACATGAGCTGCTGGTGGATACGAAAGCGAAGTGCTCAAACCAGGAGAGCAGCATGGTGAAGCTGCGTGATGAAAAGAAACGTCTGGAAGAGGACAACACCCAGCTGGAGGGGGAGCTGGAGTTGACACGGGCGATGGTTTCCGATCTAAAGTCCAAGTATGACATGGTGGAGCGTGATGTCCACAAGCGTGACGATCGCATCGCGGACTCTCGCATTAGGATGTTGGAGGAGCATAATCGAGCACAGTGCGAACTTCTGCAGGAGCAGCTAAGCCAAAGCACAGATCAGCTGAACAAAAAACAGAACGAACTGGAAAAAATGACCGCTCGCTACAACGCACTGCAGTCCAAGCTAGATGCAACTCTACGAGAAAAAGCAGCCACGATAAATGAGCTGAACGGAGCTCTAGATGTGGCCCAAAGTCGGTGCCAGCAGCTGGGTAGCAAGCCCAACTACGAGCAAGAGTGCACGCGACAGCAGCAGTACATCAGGGAGTTGGAGGCCAAGATCGCCGCCATGGAGCAGACCATAGCCCTCCTGAATAGGCATCTTAGTGGGACCACAGCAGAGCTGGATCTGATGGATACACTGTTGATGCAAAACCAAACGGACGGAAGCAGCCCACGGGCTGCTTCGACGCGTTTGGTAGGGAGCACGCCGCTTAATCCCGCCGATCGCATAGGTCACATCAAGCAGGAGCTCTACCGAGCTCTGAGCAATCTCAAGAACATGAGGGAGGAAGTTCGCAAGCTGGAAAAGCTGCTGGAAGAGCGCAACCAAGAGCTGCGCCTCCTTCGCGGGCAGGAGAACCAGTCCCTGGTGCAGCTTGCCACACTAAAAGAGGACAAGATGCGGCTGGAGAGCCGCATTAAGAACATGCAACAGGAGCTGGAGGAGCTGGAACATAGGTCTAAAATTGATTCAAAACTGCAGGACGAGGTGAAAGCCTTGATGGCTGAGCGGGATGCGGTGAATGAGCAGCGCCAGAAGATCGACAACCAGCTGAAAAAGGTTCAGATGGATCTGGAGAGGGTGAACCAAGAGCAAGATAACCTCAAAAAGAACTATGAGCAGCTCCTGCAGGATAACCGCCAGCTGCGCTCTCGCGACACAACGGACAACCTTCGTCTGGAGTTGGAACGACACAAGATCCTGCTGAAGGATGCCCAAAGCGAGGTGGAGCGGCTAAAGAAACTCTACGCAGACATTGCCAATGACAAGGATAACCTCAGCTATGAGCTTCGCAAGCTACGCGACCTGGACACTGTCAAGGAGCTTCAGGAGCAACGACAGCTGTTGGCCAATCTCCAGCGCACCGTGCAAATTGCCGAGCTCAAGTCGGAGGAGCTGGCGAGCATTCTGGAGACGGAGAAGGTCAGTCACCAGAGAGAGCTGCAGACCCTGCGCGAAAAATGCGAGCAAGATAAGTGCGAAGAGGTGGCCGCAGTGGCCAAGGAGAGCTCCGCGAACTGCAGTAGATGTGTGGAAAAGTGTTCCGAAATCGCAAGG GCTGAGATCCAAATGCTCAAGCTTCAGAATATTAACTCAAGGCAGGCCAACGACTTAAAGCAGCTCTcggaggagctggagcagTCCAAGGCCTTCCAGATTGAACTCGAAGATAAAATTAAGCAGTCCGTCAAGCAGGAGAGTCTCCTAAATGAGCTCAAGAAGAAGGCCAAGAAAATGGAGGAATACATTGTACAGCAGGAAGAGGCGAATGCGAAGGGCGATCATCAGAAAAAGACGCAAAGTTCCCCCGAGGAGCCCTCGATAGAGCTCAGCCAAGAGCGAATCAAGCGCATCGAGCAGCGAGTGCGTGACGAAATGGCCAAACTGTTTGCGGTGGAGCTGAAGAATTTCACTCCCCGCCTGCAGCAGATGGAGGAGAAAAACCTCGCCCTTCAGCGCAAGTACCAACTGGTCTGCGGCGAGCTCCAGCAGCGCGAGAACGAAGTCGAGCTGCTCAAGCAAACCATACTGGCGGAGCGGGAAAAGATCGGAGAAGTGCTGGAGGCCAAGGAAGAGAAGCAGAAGGACATACTGCAAAAATGTCGCAGCGAGCTCCAGGCAAAGAACCAGCGCATAGCCGAGCTCATACGGACTCTGGACGAACAACATGCCAGCATCGACTCTGAGCGCAAGTCAATGAAGGCAGTGATGGCTCAGTGGGACGCACAAAAGCAGTCTGTGGAGCAGGTGGAACAGCATTGGCGCGAACAGTTGCAGATGCTGCGCGACACCCATGAGGAGGCGATGCGATCCGCGCACCAACGATATCAGAGTGCCAAACGGACGGCCCACAACTACAAGCTCTATGCAGAAGACAAAGAGGCGCACATGAAGCGAGAGTACGACCGCATCAAGCACGAGTACGAATTGTCGTTGGCCAAGATCGAGCTCCAAATGAATCAGCGCCTGGAGAGGAAGGGTCGCGAGTCGCGTCGCGACAAGGAAAACCAgcccagcaacagcaatagtAGATAG
- the LOC108154742 gene encoding regulator of gene activity isoform X2, translating into MANLNFQQPPRSIANAALAGRTTGGFGGSSLTGHVTPTSGMFQTDFANSYPGAANYGQTQQQQPQQQPQLSPNRNAQLSVGGPALSSGSRNANLFGQRQFVERRAMQGLGSGPMSNMGNFMQTGRGGYGTGGGGGPLNNFHVFGGSGADVSTPALLDPTEFPSLTSRGQNDQTLPQSNPLQPPGSKPYVGMVKQPTSEQSEFTMSNEDFPALPGTQNSDGTTNAVGSSNSGGVGSGGSATGGVTENHLDGTEKAMNSIVVSGSSGTSGTSVGVVGGNGLGAVGSGLGGVVVGGGGGGGSGAIGSVGSSHGGLVGSSGVNSVTSSNAMMGDGGGLGSGSGSSVGGSGCGVGEHLNDNSSNDKLVKSGVQTSPDGKVTNIPATMVNNQFGMVGLLTFIRAAETDPNLVTLSLGTDLTGLGLNLNSQESLHTTFAGPFVEQPCRAQDVEFNVPPEYLINFAIRDKLTAPVLKKLQEDLLFFLFYTNIGDIMQLMAAAELHSREWRYHVEEKIWITRIPGINQYEKNGTKERGTFYYFDAQSWKRLSKVFQIDAEKLDKCPNISTFMNGQSV; encoded by the exons ATGGCGAATTTAAATTTCCAACAACCCCCAAGAAGCATAGCGAACGCGGCGTTAGCTGGACGGACAACGGGCGGCTTCGGTGGTAGCTCTCTGACCGGCCATGTAACACCCACGTCTGGCATGTTCCAAACCG ACTTTGCCAACTCTTATCCAGGTGCAGCGAATTATGGGCAGacgcagcaacaacagccacagcagcagccccagtTATCGCCGAACCGCAATGCGCAGCTATCGGTTGGCGGGCCCGCCTTGTCGAGCGGCAGTCGAAACGCGAACCTTTTCGGACAGCGCCAGTTTGTGGAGCGGCGTGCCATGCAGGGGCTAGGCAGTGGACCCATG TCGAACATGGGAAACTTCATGCAGACGGGTCGCGGCGGCTACGGAACGGGTGGCGGTGGGGGTCCATTGAACAACTTCCACGTGTTCGGAGGCAGTGGAGCTGATGTCTCCACACCTGCCCTACTCGATCCCACGGAGTTTCCGTCGCTAACGTCGCGCGGCCAGAACGACCAAACACTGCCCCAATCGAATCCGCTCCAGCCGCCGGGCAGCAAACCCTATG TTGGCATGGTGAAGCAGCCGACGTCAGAGCAATCGGAGTTCACGATGTCCAACGAGGACTTCCCTGCGTTACCGGGCACTCAAAACTCGGATGGCACAACGAACGCAGTGgggagcagcaacagcgggGGAGTCGGCTCTGGCGGCTCCGCCACGGGCGGAGTCACAGAGAACCATCTGGACGGCACGGAAAAGGCAATGAACTCAATTGTGGTCAGCGGATCCAGCGGCACCAGTGGTACCAGCGTCGGCGTTGTAGGCGGCAATGGTCTTGGCGCAGTCGGCAGTGGACTGGGCGGCGTTGTGGTCggaggtggtggtggtggcggcaGTGGAGCCATTGGTTCCGTTGGCAGCTCGCACGGTGGATTGGTGGGTAGCAGTGGTGTCAACAGCGTGACAAGCAGCAATGCCATGATGGGAGACGGCGGCGGCCTGGGCAGTGGTAGCGGAAGCAGCGTTGGCGGCAGTGGATGTGGTGTCGGCGAGCATCTGAACGATAATTCCAGCAATGATAAACTTGTGAAGAGCGGCGTCCAAACATCGCCGGATG GCAAGGTCACAAACATACCAGCGACCATGGTGAACAATCAGTTCGGCATGGTAGGCCTGCTGACGTTCATACGGGCCGCCGAAACAGATCCCAACCTGGTAACGCTCTCTTTGGGTACGGATCTGACGGGTCTTGGGTTGAACCTGAATTCACAAGAGAGCTTGCATACAACATTCGCTGGACCGTTCGTGGAACAGCCCTGCAG AGCACAAGACGTTGAGTTCAACGTGCCACCCGAATATCTGATCAATTTTGCGATAAGAGATAAGCTTACGGCGCCGGTACTGAAAAAGCTGCAAGAGGATCTGCTCTTCTTCCTCTTCTACACAAATATCGGCGATATCATGCAATTGATGGCAGCTGCTGAATT GCATAGTCGCGAGTGGCGGTATCATGTGGAAGAGAAAATATGGATAACTCGAATTCCTGGCATTAATCAATATGAAAAAAATGGTACAAAAGAGCGCGGCACCTTCTACTACTTTGATGCGCAAAGTTGGAAACGATTGTCCAAGGTTTTCCAAATAGATGCCGAGAAATTAGATAAATGTCCCAATATAAGTACGTTTATGAATGGACAGTCTgtataa
- the LOC108154742 gene encoding regulator of gene activity isoform X3 — MANLNFQQPPRSIANAALAGRTTGGFGGSSLTGHVTPTSGMFQTGAANYGQTQQQQPQQQPQLSPNRNAQLSVGGPALSSGSRNANLFGQRQFVERRAMQGLGSGPMSNMGNFMQTGRGGYGTGGGGGPLNNFHVFGGSGADVSTPALLDPTEFPSLTSRGQNDQTLPQSNPLQPPGSKPYGNFFTSFGMVKQPTSEQSEFTMSNEDFPALPGTQNSDGTTNAVGSSNSGGVGSGGSATGGVTENHLDGTEKAMNSIVVSGSSGTSGTSVGVVGGNGLGAVGSGLGGVVVGGGGGGGSGAIGSVGSSHGGLVGSSGVNSVTSSNAMMGDGGGLGSGSGSSVGGSGCGVGEHLNDNSSNDKLVKSGVQTSPDGKVTNIPATMVNNQFGMVGLLTFIRAAETDPNLVTLSLGTDLTGLGLNLNSQESLHTTFAGPFVEQPCRAQDVEFNVPPEYLINFAIRDKLTAPVLKKLQEDLLFFLFYTNIGDIMQLMAAAELHSREWRYHVEEKIWITRIPGINQYEKNGTKERGTFYYFDAQSWKRLSKVFQIDAEKLDKCPNISTFMNGQSV; from the exons ATGGCGAATTTAAATTTCCAACAACCCCCAAGAAGCATAGCGAACGCGGCGTTAGCTGGACGGACAACGGGCGGCTTCGGTGGTAGCTCTCTGACCGGCCATGTAACACCCACGTCTGGCATGTTCCAAACCG GTGCAGCGAATTATGGGCAGacgcagcaacaacagccacagcagcagccccagtTATCGCCGAACCGCAATGCGCAGCTATCGGTTGGCGGGCCCGCCTTGTCGAGCGGCAGTCGAAACGCGAACCTTTTCGGACAGCGCCAGTTTGTGGAGCGGCGTGCCATGCAGGGGCTAGGCAGTGGACCCATG TCGAACATGGGAAACTTCATGCAGACGGGTCGCGGCGGCTACGGAACGGGTGGCGGTGGGGGTCCATTGAACAACTTCCACGTGTTCGGAGGCAGTGGAGCTGATGTCTCCACACCTGCCCTACTCGATCCCACGGAGTTTCCGTCGCTAACGTCGCGCGGCCAGAACGACCAAACACTGCCCCAATCGAATCCGCTCCAGCCGCCGGGCAGCAAACCCTATGGTAATTTCTTTACCTCTT TTGGCATGGTGAAGCAGCCGACGTCAGAGCAATCGGAGTTCACGATGTCCAACGAGGACTTCCCTGCGTTACCGGGCACTCAAAACTCGGATGGCACAACGAACGCAGTGgggagcagcaacagcgggGGAGTCGGCTCTGGCGGCTCCGCCACGGGCGGAGTCACAGAGAACCATCTGGACGGCACGGAAAAGGCAATGAACTCAATTGTGGTCAGCGGATCCAGCGGCACCAGTGGTACCAGCGTCGGCGTTGTAGGCGGCAATGGTCTTGGCGCAGTCGGCAGTGGACTGGGCGGCGTTGTGGTCggaggtggtggtggtggcggcaGTGGAGCCATTGGTTCCGTTGGCAGCTCGCACGGTGGATTGGTGGGTAGCAGTGGTGTCAACAGCGTGACAAGCAGCAATGCCATGATGGGAGACGGCGGCGGCCTGGGCAGTGGTAGCGGAAGCAGCGTTGGCGGCAGTGGATGTGGTGTCGGCGAGCATCTGAACGATAATTCCAGCAATGATAAACTTGTGAAGAGCGGCGTCCAAACATCGCCGGATG GCAAGGTCACAAACATACCAGCGACCATGGTGAACAATCAGTTCGGCATGGTAGGCCTGCTGACGTTCATACGGGCCGCCGAAACAGATCCCAACCTGGTAACGCTCTCTTTGGGTACGGATCTGACGGGTCTTGGGTTGAACCTGAATTCACAAGAGAGCTTGCATACAACATTCGCTGGACCGTTCGTGGAACAGCCCTGCAG AGCACAAGACGTTGAGTTCAACGTGCCACCCGAATATCTGATCAATTTTGCGATAAGAGATAAGCTTACGGCGCCGGTACTGAAAAAGCTGCAAGAGGATCTGCTCTTCTTCCTCTTCTACACAAATATCGGCGATATCATGCAATTGATGGCAGCTGCTGAATT GCATAGTCGCGAGTGGCGGTATCATGTGGAAGAGAAAATATGGATAACTCGAATTCCTGGCATTAATCAATATGAAAAAAATGGTACAAAAGAGCGCGGCACCTTCTACTACTTTGATGCGCAAAGTTGGAAACGATTGTCCAAGGTTTTCCAAATAGATGCCGAGAAATTAGATAAATGTCCCAATATAAGTACGTTTATGAATGGACAGTCTgtataa
- the LOC108154742 gene encoding regulator of gene activity isoform X1, which yields MANLNFQQPPRSIANAALAGRTTGGFGGSSLTGHVTPTSGMFQTDFANSYPGAANYGQTQQQQPQQQPQLSPNRNAQLSVGGPALSSGSRNANLFGQRQFVERRAMQGLGSGPMSNMGNFMQTGRGGYGTGGGGGPLNNFHVFGGSGADVSTPALLDPTEFPSLTSRGQNDQTLPQSNPLQPPGSKPYGNFFTSFGMVKQPTSEQSEFTMSNEDFPALPGTQNSDGTTNAVGSSNSGGVGSGGSATGGVTENHLDGTEKAMNSIVVSGSSGTSGTSVGVVGGNGLGAVGSGLGGVVVGGGGGGGSGAIGSVGSSHGGLVGSSGVNSVTSSNAMMGDGGGLGSGSGSSVGGSGCGVGEHLNDNSSNDKLVKSGVQTSPDGKVTNIPATMVNNQFGMVGLLTFIRAAETDPNLVTLSLGTDLTGLGLNLNSQESLHTTFAGPFVEQPCRAQDVEFNVPPEYLINFAIRDKLTAPVLKKLQEDLLFFLFYTNIGDIMQLMAAAELHSREWRYHVEEKIWITRIPGINQYEKNGTKERGTFYYFDAQSWKRLSKVFQIDAEKLDKCPNISTFMNGQSV from the exons ATGGCGAATTTAAATTTCCAACAACCCCCAAGAAGCATAGCGAACGCGGCGTTAGCTGGACGGACAACGGGCGGCTTCGGTGGTAGCTCTCTGACCGGCCATGTAACACCCACGTCTGGCATGTTCCAAACCG ACTTTGCCAACTCTTATCCAGGTGCAGCGAATTATGGGCAGacgcagcaacaacagccacagcagcagccccagtTATCGCCGAACCGCAATGCGCAGCTATCGGTTGGCGGGCCCGCCTTGTCGAGCGGCAGTCGAAACGCGAACCTTTTCGGACAGCGCCAGTTTGTGGAGCGGCGTGCCATGCAGGGGCTAGGCAGTGGACCCATG TCGAACATGGGAAACTTCATGCAGACGGGTCGCGGCGGCTACGGAACGGGTGGCGGTGGGGGTCCATTGAACAACTTCCACGTGTTCGGAGGCAGTGGAGCTGATGTCTCCACACCTGCCCTACTCGATCCCACGGAGTTTCCGTCGCTAACGTCGCGCGGCCAGAACGACCAAACACTGCCCCAATCGAATCCGCTCCAGCCGCCGGGCAGCAAACCCTATGGTAATTTCTTTACCTCTT TTGGCATGGTGAAGCAGCCGACGTCAGAGCAATCGGAGTTCACGATGTCCAACGAGGACTTCCCTGCGTTACCGGGCACTCAAAACTCGGATGGCACAACGAACGCAGTGgggagcagcaacagcgggGGAGTCGGCTCTGGCGGCTCCGCCACGGGCGGAGTCACAGAGAACCATCTGGACGGCACGGAAAAGGCAATGAACTCAATTGTGGTCAGCGGATCCAGCGGCACCAGTGGTACCAGCGTCGGCGTTGTAGGCGGCAATGGTCTTGGCGCAGTCGGCAGTGGACTGGGCGGCGTTGTGGTCggaggtggtggtggtggcggcaGTGGAGCCATTGGTTCCGTTGGCAGCTCGCACGGTGGATTGGTGGGTAGCAGTGGTGTCAACAGCGTGACAAGCAGCAATGCCATGATGGGAGACGGCGGCGGCCTGGGCAGTGGTAGCGGAAGCAGCGTTGGCGGCAGTGGATGTGGTGTCGGCGAGCATCTGAACGATAATTCCAGCAATGATAAACTTGTGAAGAGCGGCGTCCAAACATCGCCGGATG GCAAGGTCACAAACATACCAGCGACCATGGTGAACAATCAGTTCGGCATGGTAGGCCTGCTGACGTTCATACGGGCCGCCGAAACAGATCCCAACCTGGTAACGCTCTCTTTGGGTACGGATCTGACGGGTCTTGGGTTGAACCTGAATTCACAAGAGAGCTTGCATACAACATTCGCTGGACCGTTCGTGGAACAGCCCTGCAG AGCACAAGACGTTGAGTTCAACGTGCCACCCGAATATCTGATCAATTTTGCGATAAGAGATAAGCTTACGGCGCCGGTACTGAAAAAGCTGCAAGAGGATCTGCTCTTCTTCCTCTTCTACACAAATATCGGCGATATCATGCAATTGATGGCAGCTGCTGAATT GCATAGTCGCGAGTGGCGGTATCATGTGGAAGAGAAAATATGGATAACTCGAATTCCTGGCATTAATCAATATGAAAAAAATGGTACAAAAGAGCGCGGCACCTTCTACTACTTTGATGCGCAAAGTTGGAAACGATTGTCCAAGGTTTTCCAAATAGATGCCGAGAAATTAGATAAATGTCCCAATATAAGTACGTTTATGAATGGACAGTCTgtataa